From Leptospira ellinghausenii, a single genomic window includes:
- the sufC gene encoding Fe-S cluster assembly ATPase SufC yields MSAILEIKSLHANVGDKQILRGVNLTIGAGEVHAIMGPNGSGKSTLSNVILGHPKYNVTSGDILFRGESILKLSTDERARLGLFLSFQYPTALPGVTIGNFLKSILKAHRGKELPVKEFKQELKTAMDLLEVPQSFIGRYVNDGFSGGEKKRAEILQMSLLKPVLSILDETDSGLDIDALRIVSEGINANRNPERSILLITHYQRMLNYIVPDFVHVFADGRILETGGKDLSLKLEEVGYDWILEREGVK; encoded by the coding sequence TTGTCCGCAATTCTCGAAATCAAATCTCTACATGCCAATGTCGGAGACAAACAGATCCTCCGAGGGGTCAATTTAACCATCGGAGCCGGAGAAGTCCATGCCATCATGGGGCCCAATGGTTCTGGGAAAAGTACCCTTTCCAATGTGATCCTTGGCCATCCAAAATACAATGTTACATCTGGGGACATCCTCTTTCGAGGAGAATCGATCTTAAAACTTTCTACAGACGAAAGGGCAAGGTTAGGTTTGTTTTTATCGTTCCAATACCCAACTGCACTTCCAGGTGTCACCATCGGGAATTTTTTAAAATCCATTTTAAAAGCACACCGCGGAAAAGAACTCCCTGTAAAAGAATTCAAACAAGAATTAAAAACCGCAATGGATCTTTTAGAAGTTCCTCAATCGTTTATCGGGCGTTATGTGAATGATGGGTTCTCTGGTGGAGAGAAAAAACGAGCTGAAATTTTACAAATGAGTTTATTAAAACCTGTATTATCGATTTTAGATGAAACTGATTCTGGATTAGATATCGATGCCCTAAGGATCGTTTCAGAAGGAATCAATGCAAATAGAAATCCTGAGAGATCGATTTTACTCATCACACATTACCAAAGGATGCTGAACTACATTGTTCCTGATTTTGTCCATGTGTTTGCTGATGGAAGGATATTGGAAACAGGTGGAAAAGACCTATCTCTCAAATTGGAAGAAGTAGGTTATGATTGGATATTGGAGAGAGAAGGGGTCAAATGA
- a CDS encoding SufD family Fe-S cluster assembly protein codes for MNSLLNRQQFTIDPKKRNQFCRSLIQTWEGLSLPTEKEESYRKFPISGLDWKELGFDPKEKKTKIEDFSNSVEKDLVSETILDDIFVLLQQYLPKDYFSYLSVLQSPGIEFYICEDGLVTPIDSSLGDEPKFSFRIFYVPKGKFSQIHLKTQTNHNSDSLHLKSGIDVFISDKDSHVEILDEENYDEDLVQFRTVLLLSKENTSVKYHHFPFGGFRSKLLLHSHLLGNGAEVTVDGVSALGKRNLKDLDMEMHHHADHTTSKITYKAIVTDRSHHVFTGNLIIPPNLKKVVAHQESFNLSLNKKARAEANPKLEVLAEDVSCTHGATVGDIDEEQYFYLLSRGLSPEESKSLLVTAFYGETIHTIGFNEEVKLDLESSIHTILVGGK; via the coding sequence ATGAATTCCTTACTCAACAGACAACAGTTTACCATCGACCCAAAAAAGCGAAATCAGTTTTGTCGTTCCCTCATACAAACTTGGGAAGGATTGTCTCTTCCCACAGAAAAAGAGGAATCCTATCGTAAATTTCCAATCAGTGGTTTAGATTGGAAGGAACTGGGATTTGACCCCAAAGAGAAAAAAACTAAGATTGAGGATTTCTCAAATTCTGTTGAAAAGGATTTGGTAAGTGAAACGATCCTAGATGATATTTTTGTATTGTTACAACAATACCTACCAAAGGATTATTTTAGTTATCTCTCTGTTTTACAATCCCCTGGGATTGAGTTTTATATTTGTGAAGATGGACTAGTTACTCCCATTGATTCATCATTAGGTGATGAGCCAAAATTTTCATTCCGAATTTTTTATGTTCCCAAAGGAAAATTTTCACAAATCCATTTAAAAACACAAACAAACCACAATTCAGATTCCCTTCATTTAAAATCAGGAATTGATGTTTTTATTTCAGACAAAGATTCACACGTTGAGATTTTAGATGAAGAGAATTACGATGAAGACTTGGTCCAGTTTCGAACTGTTCTTTTACTATCCAAAGAAAATACATCGGTAAAATACCATCATTTTCCTTTTGGTGGGTTTCGATCCAAATTATTATTACATTCTCATTTATTAGGAAACGGAGCAGAAGTGACTGTGGATGGGGTTTCTGCATTAGGAAAGCGGAACCTGAAGGATTTGGATATGGAAATGCACCACCATGCAGACCATACAACAAGTAAAATTACATATAAGGCAATTGTTACTGATCGTTCCCATCATGTATTTACAGGAAATCTCATTATCCCACCTAACTTAAAAAAGGTAGTGGCTCACCAGGAATCATTCAACCTTTCTTTAAACAAAAAGGCGAGAGCGGAAGCAAATCCAAAGTTAGAAGTATTAGCAGAAGACGTATCTTGTACTCATGGTGCAACCGTTGGTGACATTGATGAAGAACAGTACTTTTATTTATTATCGAGAGGTCTAAGTCCTGAAGAATCTAAGTCTTTACTTGTGACTGCTTTTTATGGAGAAACCATACATACGATTGGATTCAATGAGGAAGTAAAACTGGATTTGGAATCTTCCATTCATACCATTCTCGTGGGAGGGAAATGA
- a CDS encoding Rieske (2Fe-2S) protein — protein sequence MAFKKLVSIGEIEEGKLTVIKTRHFSVVITKWENEYYAFEDSCTHDGEEISCGKLEGCVITCPRHFAKFDIRNGNVLALPATEPLTTFPTKVNGNDLEVDLESV from the coding sequence ATGGCGTTTAAAAAATTAGTTTCCATTGGGGAAATTGAAGAAGGTAAATTAACTGTCATCAAAACCCGGCATTTTTCCGTTGTGATTACAAAATGGGAAAACGAATACTATGCCTTTGAAGATTCTTGTACTCATGATGGTGAAGAGATTTCCTGTGGTAAGTTGGAAGGTTGTGTCATCACTTGTCCTCGCCATTTTGCAAAATTTGATATCAGAAATGGGAATGTTTTGGCTCTGCCAGCCACAGAACCACTCACTACATTTCCTACAAAAGTAAATGGAAATGACTTAGAAGTGGATTTGGAGTCTGTATGA
- a CDS encoding cysteine desulfurase — protein MSLDPYQLRKDFPILSETMPNGKPLVYLDNGATSQKPLSVIQATNDYYAKENANIHRGVYYLSQHATELFERTRIKTSHFFQAQCAKAIIFTRGTTDAINLVAQTYGRVNVSEGDEIVLSVQEHHSNLVPWQMLAREKRAFLKFIPILPDTTYDLSKLSEIITKRTKIVAISQMSNVTGTVHDLRKIIDRARQVGAKVLVDGAQAACHMPIHLVDLDVDFYAFSAHKMLGPTGVGVLFGKEEILEAMPPWLGGGDMIESVELESSTYAALPAKLEAGTPNIAGVIGFSHALDYLQKVGMQNIKNHERMLTEYALERFQKIGGLTLYGTEDLDKRGGVISFTLDGIHPHDVGSILDEEGVAIRVGHHCCQPLMKHFQIPGTCRASFYFYNTKEDIDVLIKSIEKVKSIFGRVVRK, from the coding sequence ATGAGTTTGGATCCTTATCAACTTCGAAAAGATTTTCCGATCCTTTCCGAGACAATGCCGAATGGGAAACCTCTTGTTTACTTAGACAATGGAGCAACTTCGCAAAAACCACTCAGTGTCATTCAGGCAACAAATGATTATTATGCGAAAGAAAATGCAAACATCCATAGGGGTGTATATTACCTTTCCCAACATGCCACTGAACTTTTTGAACGAACAAGAATCAAAACTTCCCATTTTTTCCAAGCACAATGTGCAAAGGCTATCATTTTCACCCGGGGAACAACAGATGCCATCAATTTAGTGGCACAAACTTATGGACGGGTAAATGTATCCGAAGGGGATGAGATTGTTTTATCTGTCCAAGAACACCATTCCAATTTAGTTCCTTGGCAAATGTTAGCTCGCGAGAAAAGAGCATTTTTAAAATTCATTCCAATCCTTCCGGATACAACTTACGACTTATCAAAGTTAAGTGAAATTATCACCAAACGAACAAAAATTGTGGCAATTAGCCAAATGTCAAATGTGACTGGAACGGTTCATGATCTGCGAAAAATCATTGATCGGGCAAGGCAAGTAGGAGCAAAGGTACTCGTTGATGGTGCCCAGGCAGCTTGCCATATGCCTATTCACTTAGTGGATTTAGATGTGGATTTTTATGCTTTTTCTGCCCACAAGATGTTAGGTCCCACTGGAGTTGGTGTACTTTTTGGGAAAGAAGAAATTTTAGAAGCCATGCCACCTTGGTTAGGTGGGGGTGATATGATTGAATCCGTGGAATTGGAAAGTTCTACATACGCAGCACTTCCTGCTAAACTAGAAGCAGGTACTCCAAACATAGCAGGTGTGATTGGTTTTTCTCATGCCTTGGATTATTTGCAAAAAGTAGGTATGCAAAATATCAAAAACCACGAACGGATGTTAACCGAATATGCTTTGGAACGGTTTCAAAAGATCGGTGGTCTTACCCTTTACGGAACAGAGGATTTGGACAAACGTGGTGGTGTAATTTCCTTCACTTTGGACGGAATCCACCCTCATGATGTTGGGTCCATCTTAGATGAAGAAGGTGTTGCCATCCGTGTGGGACACCACTGTTGCCAACCTCTCATGAAACACTTCCAAATCCCTGGAACCTGTCGGGCATCGTTTTATTTTTATAATACAAAAGAAGACATTGATGTTCTCATAAAATCCATTGAGAAGGTAAAATCAATATTTGGTCGTGTCGTCAGAAAATAA
- a CDS encoding iron-sulfur cluster assembly scaffold protein, translated as MSSENNTFQDFLKWKSYALWQKPEETVLEVSALNPLCGDEVKLYYRKEGKDRIRILGVSGESCSICSASLGFLFKHQTEFQKDKFLFYLSERKNFLEGDETSLFGDLEEITFLRNVKIHPSRYRCALLPWQTLLKIIEVNHDPRS; from the coding sequence GTGTCGTCAGAAAATAATACATTCCAAGATTTTCTAAAATGGAAATCCTATGCGCTTTGGCAAAAACCAGAGGAAACTGTTTTAGAAGTTTCGGCATTGAATCCCTTATGTGGTGATGAAGTGAAATTGTATTACCGAAAAGAAGGTAAGGATAGGATCAGAATTTTGGGTGTATCTGGTGAATCCTGTTCGATTTGTTCGGCTTCTCTTGGTTTTTTATTCAAACACCAAACGGAATTTCAAAAAGATAAGTTCCTTTTTTACTTGAGTGAACGTAAAAATTTTTTAGAGGGAGATGAAACTTCCTTGTTTGGAGATTTAGAAGAGATAACATTCTTACGGAATGTGAAAATTCACCCAAGTCGTTATCGCTGTGCCCTTTTGCCCTGGCAAACTCTATTAAAAATCATTGAGGTAAACCATGATCCGAGATCCTGA
- a CDS encoding metal-sulfur cluster assembly factor has translation MIRDPETEKEWEVYHSIRSVEDPEIGISLVELGLIYDVKVEGEKAEVTMTYTSLACPAGPQMKQDIENHALRVEGISEVAVHVVWNPKWEPRSMASEEAKMQMGIFD, from the coding sequence ATGATCCGAGATCCTGAAACAGAAAAAGAGTGGGAAGTGTATCATAGTATTCGATCTGTCGAAGATCCTGAGATTGGCATTTCTCTTGTTGAACTTGGATTGATTTATGATGTGAAAGTGGAAGGGGAAAAAGCAGAAGTCACAATGACTTATACTTCTCTAGCTTGCCCAGCTGGCCCACAGATGAAACAAGACATTGAAAATCATGCACTACGCGTGGAAGGAATTTCAGAAGTAGCTGTGCATGTTGTCTGGAATCCGAAATGGGAACCCAGATCCATGGCTAGTGAAGAAGCAAAAATGCAAATGGGGATATTCGATTGA
- the ggt gene encoding gamma-glutamyltransferase: MFFGKKRSFLFLYFGLLSLVSCETIQSFLDTKEKTTELSSSIPQIQGASLKRDRYELVGREFMIATDHPLASQAGVEVWKQGGNVVDVFAAASFAISVLRPQSTGLFGGGFAIVYLPKKGKWAYDFRERSPKKGIGSFYTKPDGSADTEKIRKGPFSVGVPGNVQGILKIQKQHGKLPITDVLAPAMRYAKNGFAVYADLANVITKVWPNMNPSMQKVFGIDNRPIREGELLVQNDLFQTLSRIAENEEKEWIDGETTRLVTEYYKEFDGFISEEDWKEYKVKQMEPLSSSVWGFQMLTMPPPSSGVHLITLMLLNTEMAKRQSFPKGQVGEMIQITEAMRVAFRDRAELGGDPNYTDVPVAKLISLPYIQAEVNEIEKKVVSGNWKPILKPIEPKDSYNTTHISVMDKEGNAVSSTQSINGIFGAIQMVPGTGLVLNNTMDDFSIAPGVPNLYGLVGSQANAIAPGKTPLSSMSPTILLEPNGNTKLVIGAPGGSQIPTSIFNTLYHYLIQKRNLYESVSFPRIHHQYQPDTLFLDPELKGTFPETELPFYQVQYGRHRAKVFVVSKEGDKLIGVSDPKGEGVPLGF; this comes from the coding sequence TTGTTTTTTGGCAAAAAGAGATCGTTCCTCTTTCTCTACTTCGGTTTGTTATCACTTGTAAGTTGTGAAACGATCCAATCGTTTTTAGATACCAAAGAAAAAACCACTGAGTTATCTTCGTCCATTCCTCAAATCCAAGGTGCCTCACTTAAAAGAGATCGTTATGAGTTGGTTGGTCGTGAGTTTATGATTGCAACTGACCATCCTCTCGCTTCTCAAGCTGGGGTTGAAGTATGGAAACAAGGTGGAAATGTTGTCGATGTTTTTGCAGCAGCAAGTTTTGCTATCTCTGTCTTAAGACCACAATCGACAGGTTTATTTGGTGGAGGATTTGCGATTGTTTACCTTCCCAAAAAAGGGAAATGGGCTTATGATTTCCGAGAACGTTCCCCAAAAAAAGGAATTGGTTCTTTTTATACAAAACCTGATGGATCAGCCGATACAGAAAAAATTAGAAAAGGTCCTTTTAGTGTGGGAGTCCCCGGAAACGTACAAGGGATTCTGAAAATCCAAAAACAACATGGAAAACTTCCCATCACAGATGTACTCGCACCTGCTATGCGTTATGCGAAAAATGGTTTTGCTGTGTATGCGGATTTAGCCAATGTGATCACAAAAGTTTGGCCAAATATGAATCCATCCATGCAGAAGGTTTTTGGGATTGATAACCGTCCGATTCGAGAAGGGGAACTTCTCGTTCAAAATGATTTGTTCCAAACATTAAGCCGGATTGCAGAAAATGAAGAGAAAGAATGGATCGATGGAGAAACAACAAGGTTAGTCACTGAATATTACAAAGAATTTGATGGCTTCATCAGTGAAGAAGATTGGAAAGAATACAAAGTCAAACAGATGGAACCATTGAGTAGTTCTGTATGGGGATTCCAAATGTTGACTATGCCTCCTCCTAGTTCTGGCGTACATTTGATCACATTGATGTTATTGAATACGGAGATGGCAAAACGCCAATCATTTCCCAAGGGCCAAGTGGGTGAAATGATACAGATCACGGAAGCAATGCGAGTTGCTTTCAGAGATAGAGCAGAGTTAGGTGGAGATCCAAATTACACAGATGTACCTGTAGCAAAACTAATTTCCTTACCGTACATCCAAGCAGAAGTGAATGAAATTGAAAAAAAGGTAGTGTCTGGAAATTGGAAACCCATTCTAAAACCGATCGAACCAAAGGATTCTTATAATACCACTCATATCTCTGTGATGGACAAGGAAGGGAATGCTGTTTCTTCCACCCAATCCATCAATGGAATTTTCGGTGCCATCCAAATGGTTCCTGGAACTGGTCTTGTTTTGAATAATACGATGGATGATTTTTCCATTGCACCTGGAGTTCCGAATCTATATGGACTTGTTGGTTCCCAAGCAAATGCCATAGCCCCAGGGAAAACACCACTTTCGAGTATGAGTCCAACCATTCTATTAGAACCAAATGGAAATACAAAATTAGTCATTGGTGCTCCAGGTGGGTCTCAAATTCCAACCTCAATTTTTAACACTTTGTATCACTATTTGATTCAAAAACGAAACTTATATGAAAGTGTTTCTTTTCCACGGATCCACCACCAATACCAACCTGATACATTATTTCTGGATCCTGAATTAAAAGGAACGTTTCCTGAAACGGAACTTCCTTTTTACCAAGTCCAATATGGTAGGCACCGTGCGAAGGTATTTGTTGTGTCAAAAGAAGGAGACAAACTCATAGGTGTCTCTGACCCGAAAGGGGAAGGTGTTCCATTAGGTTTTTAG
- the gshA gene encoding glutamate--cysteine ligase produces the protein MKAKLLKSKQKNSTVSLFSKEYKDCLLSAKHGLERESVRVDEKAFFSQTPHPKSLGSSLTHPLIKTDFAEAQIEYATNIHKTIPDAIMELTELHAFTAKNLGKEYLWPFSMPPVLPKENKIEVGQYGTSNEGRKKTIYRNGLGHRYGKKMQTISGVHYNVSFDTCMLSVVSEKRFQKPLTKETKSQIYFDTIRNFYRISPALLYLFGSSSLTDATFIDSPIALKNLQKLDSKTLNAPHSTTLRLSNIGYTSKVQGKYPISVNSLKEYASDMCQVVSKTYAPYKKFNTKPTNQLNDFVLQLENEYYSLVRPKQVPKGEERVVDALMERGVEYLELRLLDLDPFSAIGVEETRLYFLHMVLLYCMLNESPKADAIEMANWRKNQELTTWFGRKPETKVFLFGKEIFLRDMVHQLFVDLQPIADLLDDNDASGPFSRAWETQWEKWDDPSFLGATMSELDLKIHKTSFREFGLALAKSHKAELLQIGLSPNRIKYYEDLSEQSIYEQKKIETLEGSHLKKNQKPIQIKPLNLCSEV, from the coding sequence ATGAAAGCAAAATTATTAAAATCAAAACAGAAAAATTCAACTGTTTCCCTTTTTTCAAAGGAGTACAAAGATTGTCTACTAAGTGCCAAACATGGTTTAGAACGAGAAAGTGTTCGAGTAGATGAAAAAGCATTTTTTTCTCAAACACCTCATCCAAAATCGTTAGGTTCTAGTTTAACTCATCCGCTCATTAAAACCGATTTTGCAGAGGCACAAATTGAGTATGCAACAAACATACACAAAACGATTCCAGATGCCATTATGGAACTCACTGAACTCCATGCATTTACGGCTAAAAATTTAGGGAAAGAATACCTTTGGCCGTTTAGTATGCCACCTGTTTTACCAAAAGAAAATAAAATTGAAGTTGGTCAGTACGGAACTTCAAATGAAGGGCGTAAAAAAACAATTTATCGAAATGGTTTGGGGCATCGTTACGGAAAAAAAATGCAAACGATTTCGGGAGTTCATTACAACGTATCATTTGATACCTGTATGTTATCAGTGGTTTCTGAAAAAAGATTTCAAAAACCACTGACCAAAGAAACAAAATCACAAATTTATTTTGATACGATTCGTAATTTTTATCGGATTTCACCAGCATTATTGTATTTATTCGGTTCTTCTAGTTTAACAGATGCAACATTTATTGATTCTCCGATTGCATTAAAAAACTTACAAAAGTTAGATTCTAAAACTTTAAATGCACCACATTCCACTACTTTAAGGTTATCGAATATTGGTTATACAAGTAAGGTGCAAGGCAAATATCCAATTTCTGTCAATTCGTTAAAAGAATATGCGTCTGACATGTGCCAAGTTGTATCAAAAACTTACGCACCTTACAAAAAATTTAACACGAAACCAACCAATCAATTGAATGACTTTGTATTACAATTGGAAAATGAATATTACTCACTGGTTAGGCCAAAACAAGTTCCAAAAGGTGAGGAAAGAGTAGTGGATGCACTGATGGAGCGGGGAGTCGAATACCTGGAATTAAGACTACTTGATTTGGATCCTTTTTCGGCCATTGGTGTAGAAGAAACAAGGTTGTACTTCCTGCATATGGTTCTCCTCTACTGTATGTTAAACGAGTCTCCAAAAGCTGATGCAATTGAAATGGCAAATTGGAGAAAAAACCAGGAACTCACAACTTGGTTTGGCCGAAAACCAGAAACAAAGGTTTTTTTATTTGGAAAAGAGATTTTCTTACGAGACATGGTGCACCAGCTTTTTGTCGACTTACAGCCGATTGCTGATCTATTGGATGACAATGATGCGAGTGGACCTTTTAGTCGGGCTTGGGAAACTCAATGGGAAAAATGGGATGATCCTTCATTCTTAGGTGCTACCATGTCGGAATTGGATTTAAAGATCCATAAAACGAGTTTTCGAGAATTTGGACTGGCTCTTGCCAAATCACATAAAGCGGAACTTTTACAAATTGGTCTTTCTCCTAATCGAATCAAATACTATGAAGATCTAAGTGAACAATCGATTTACGAACAGAAAAAAATCGAAACTTTAGAAGGAAGCCACCTTAAAAAAAACCAAAAACCCATACAAATTAAGCCCCTAAATCTTTGTAGTGAGGTTTAA
- the gshAB gene encoding bifunctional glutamate--cysteine ligase GshA/glutathione synthetase GshB, with protein MKESKPLLPGWEDLEISTQIIIRDAISRGIKVEVIDRKENFLRLVKGNHSEFVKEASKTRLDSLMTYLVMENKIASKLVLSENKVRVPIGKDYSLVEDALLDYPLFQSKKKVIKPVTTNFGIGIGISNPNDSLERFTFFVKQAFSFSNSIIVEEFIEGPEYRFLVLGDEVVAVCNRVPANVVGDGVHTIRELIEVKNKDPRRGEGHITALEKIQMSETERLVLSDNGFTFDSVPKKDEQVFLRKNSNISTGGDSIDVTDLVHPEFKTIALNAAKAASAVICGIDIISSAITEIPNPNHYAVLEINFNPVLYIHEFPYAGKPRAVGDKILDLLGFT; from the coding sequence GTGAAAGAATCAAAACCATTATTACCGGGTTGGGAAGACTTAGAAATATCGACTCAGATCATCATACGTGATGCAATCAGTAGAGGTATCAAGGTAGAGGTTATCGATCGTAAGGAAAATTTTTTACGTTTGGTTAAAGGCAATCATTCTGAATTTGTAAAGGAAGCAAGTAAAACACGATTGGATAGTTTGATGACTTATTTGGTGATGGAAAATAAAATTGCCTCCAAACTTGTGTTAAGTGAAAATAAAGTTAGAGTTCCCATTGGAAAAGATTATTCCCTGGTTGAAGATGCTTTGTTGGATTATCCACTCTTTCAATCTAAAAAAAAGGTGATAAAGCCTGTCACAACCAATTTTGGAATTGGAATTGGAATATCCAATCCTAACGATTCTTTGGAACGATTTACATTTTTTGTCAAACAAGCATTTTCGTTTTCCAATTCCATCATTGTAGAAGAATTTATAGAAGGTCCCGAATACCGTTTTTTGGTATTAGGTGATGAAGTGGTAGCGGTTTGTAACCGAGTTCCTGCGAATGTGGTAGGCGATGGTGTTCATACCATTCGGGAACTCATCGAAGTAAAAAACAAAGATCCAAGACGCGGGGAAGGCCATATCACAGCTTTAGAAAAAATCCAAATGTCCGAAACGGAAAGATTAGTTCTGTCTGATAATGGATTTACATTCGACTCGGTTCCTAAAAAAGATGAACAAGTATTTTTAAGAAAAAACTCGAATATCTCAACTGGTGGTGATTCCATTGATGTAACTGATTTGGTTCACCCAGAGTTTAAAACCATTGCTCTAAATGCAGCAAAGGCTGCATCTGCCGTCATTTGTGGGATTGATATCATCTCCAGTGCCATTACGGAAATACCAAATCCGAACCATTATGCGGTACTAGAAATAAATTTTAATCCTGTTTTGTACATCCATGAATTTCCTTATGCAGGAAAACCGAGAGCTGTTGGAGATAAAATTCTCGATTTATTGGGATTTACGTAA
- a CDS encoding glutathione S-transferase N-terminal domain-containing protein, which produces MIRLYQYDSCPYCYRVRQAIQTLGLTEGKDYILVEARYGTPGRDEVIKLGGISQVPFLVDGETKMYESLDIIDYLRNKFT; this is translated from the coding sequence ATGATCCGTCTCTACCAATATGACTCCTGTCCTTATTGTTACCGTGTTAGGCAAGCCATACAAACACTAGGTCTAACAGAAGGTAAGGATTATATTTTGGTAGAGGCAAGGTATGGCACACCGGGAAGAGACGAAGTTATCAAGTTAGGTGGCATTTCCCAAGTCCCTTTCCTTGTTGATGGAGAGACAAAAATGTATGAATCTCTCGACATCATCGACTACCTTCGAAACAAATTTACGTAA
- the grxD gene encoding Grx4 family monothiol glutaredoxin, translated as MEQELKDKIESLIKSEKVFLFMKGTPEMPQCGFSAGVVSTLKQQGIPFGSFNVLSDMKIREGIKEYTNWPTIPQLYINGEFVGGHDITVQMAQSGELKKKVG; from the coding sequence ATGGAACAAGAGTTAAAGGATAAAATTGAATCTTTAATCAAATCAGAAAAGGTTTTTCTTTTTATGAAAGGAACACCAGAAATGCCACAATGCGGGTTTTCTGCAGGTGTAGTTTCAACATTAAAACAACAAGGAATTCCGTTTGGTTCTTTTAATGTTCTTTCCGACATGAAAATTAGAGAAGGAATTAAAGAATACACCAATTGGCCAACCATCCCTCAACTTTATATCAATGGAGAATTTGTTGGTGGTCATGATATCACGGTCCAAATGGCTCAATCTGGGGAACTCAAAAAAAAAGTAGGTTAA
- a CDS encoding BolA/IbaG family iron-sulfur metabolism protein, which yields MTIPEIQKKIEEGLPGCTVEILDPYRDGVHIKAVVTYKGFNGKGLIEQHRMVYATLKEELKEEIHALALETRSE from the coding sequence ATGACCATTCCAGAAATCCAAAAAAAAATAGAAGAGGGTTTGCCAGGTTGTACTGTCGAAATATTAGATCCTTACCGTGACGGCGTTCATATCAAAGCTGTTGTCACTTACAAAGGTTTTAATGGTAAGGGTCTCATTGAACAGCACCGAATGGTGTACGCTACTTTAAAAGAAGAATTAAAAGAAGAAATCCATGCCTTAGCATTGGAAACAAGGAGTGAATAA